In Antechinus flavipes isolate AdamAnt ecotype Samford, QLD, Australia chromosome 3, AdamAnt_v2, whole genome shotgun sequence, a genomic segment contains:
- the LOC127557994 gene encoding olfactory receptor 8D1-like: protein MDTGNHSTVTEFILMGLTDQPELQIPLFLLFLQIYIISMIGNLGLFLLIRISSQLHTPMYYFLSNLSFIDLCFSSVITPKMLVSFVSEKNIISYSGCLTQFFFFCTFCMADLFMLSAMAYDRYVAICSPLIYTTTMSQRTCFLLVVGVYTMGVFGAMTHTCGLNRLSFCRNNVISHYFCDVPPLLKLSCSSTHLNELLVMLLVGISSLITTIPIVISYAFILSNILSIHSAKGRSKAFSTCGSHMVTVALLYGSTIFMYCQHATDSNLTQQKVASVIYTTIIPMLNPWIYSLRNKDVKEALKKIRNDWTVPWHKWHN from the coding sequence ATGGACACAGGAAATCATTCCACAGTGACAGAATTTATCCTTATGGGATTAACAGACCAGCCAGAACTCCAGATCCCCCTCTTCTTACTTTTCCTACAGATATACATTATCTCAATGATAGGGAATTTGGGCTTATTTCTACTTATCAGGATAAGTTCTCAGCTTCACACTCCCATGTATTATTTTCTCAGTAACTTGTCCTTTATTGACTTATGTTTTTCCTCTGTAATTACCCCCAAAATGTTGGTGAGTTTCGTATCGGAGAAGAATATCATTTCCTATTCGGGGTGCttgacacagttctttttcttctgtacTTTCTGTATGGCTGACCTCTTCATGTTGTCAGCCATGGCCTATGATCGTTATGTTGCCATCTGTAGCCCTCTGATCTATACCACCACCATGTCCCAGAGAACTTGCTTTCTGCTAGTGGTAGGGGTGTATACTATGGGGGTCTTTGGAGCCATGACTCATACATGTGGTCTAAACAGATTATCCTTCTGTAGAAATAATGTAATTAGTCATTATTTTTGTGATGTTCCTCCCCTTTTGAAGCTTTCCTGCTCTAGTACTCACCTCAATGAGCTTTTGGTAATGCTTCTGGTTGGAATCAGCTCATTAATAACCACTATACCTATCGTGATTTCTTATGCTTTCATCCTCTCCAATATCCTCAGCATCCATTCTGCTAAAGGCAGATCCAAAGCCTTCAGTACCTGTGGATCTCACATGGTAACTGTTGCTCTCCTCTATGGCTCCACCATTTTCATGTACTGTCAACATGCAACAGATAGCAACCTCACTCAACAGAAAGTGGCCTCAGTGATCTATACCACAATCATCCCCATGCTGAACCCCTGGATTTATAGTCTGAGGAATAAGGATGTAAAGGAGGCACTGAAGAAAATCAGGAATGACTGGACAGTCCCTTGGCATAAGTGGCACAATTAA